One window from the genome of Pararhizobium gei encodes:
- a CDS encoding SDR family NAD(P)-dependent oxidoreductase, whose translation MDSLGKAFKATVIGASGGIGAAFADRLADDPNCAVLVRLSRSGTGLDLNDESTIHTAAAGIKQQHGGMDLVFDATGALEIEGVGPEKSLRAIDPVAMARQFAVNATGPALILKHFVPLMPRGRRAVFATLSARVGSIGDNKLGGWIGYRAAKAALNQIVKTASVEIARTHPQAVVVALHPGTVATSLTAPFRHGEGTQPQDAAAQLIGVLDGLQASSTGGFFAYDGQAIEW comes from the coding sequence ATGGATTCTCTGGGCAAAGCTTTCAAGGCGACGGTCATCGGTGCCAGCGGCGGGATTGGCGCCGCATTCGCCGACAGGCTGGCAGACGACCCGAATTGCGCCGTCCTCGTTCGTTTGTCGCGGAGCGGCACCGGGCTCGATCTCAATGACGAAAGCACGATCCACACGGCGGCTGCGGGAATCAAACAGCAGCATGGCGGGATGGATCTGGTCTTCGATGCCACAGGCGCATTAGAGATTGAAGGGGTCGGTCCGGAGAAAAGTCTGCGGGCGATCGATCCGGTTGCCATGGCACGTCAATTCGCGGTCAATGCGACCGGTCCCGCCCTCATCCTCAAGCATTTCGTGCCTTTGATGCCGCGGGGACGGCGTGCCGTATTTGCGACGCTGTCAGCCCGTGTCGGTTCGATCGGCGACAACAAGCTCGGCGGGTGGATCGGCTACAGGGCCGCCAAGGCGGCGCTCAACCAGATCGTCAAAACCGCCTCTGTCGAGATCGCTAGGACACATCCCCAGGCCGTCGTCGTTGCCCTTCACCCCGGCACGGTTGCCACATCGCTGACGGCCCCCTTTCGCCATGGCGAGGGTACGCAGCCACAGGACGCTGCGGCGCAATTGATCGGCGTCCTAGACGGCCTGCAAGCGTCTTCCACCGGCGGGTTCTTCGCCTATGACGGGCAAGCTATAGAATGGTAA